Proteins encoded together in one Eublepharis macularius isolate TG4126 chromosome 2, MPM_Emac_v1.0, whole genome shotgun sequence window:
- the LOC129323598 gene encoding deoxyribonuclease-1-like, translating to MGLPGATAQAFTFLLILLGEQLAASTFKICAFNIRSFGKAKAANQKVMGALVQILSRCDISAVQEVRDSKGSAIRMLLREMNRHDSSHHYGFLESKRLGRGSYKEQNVFVYRTDVVSVTDWCQLGEDDSRAFEAFAREPFAARFHSPTTVVSDFVLLLHHASPREAVRELDLLFGVCMELVQRWKTQNLMVLGDLNAAGTYISARAWARIRLRNHLAFHWLIGDKEDTTVSHRTCCAYDRIIVHGEELLGAVVPRSAKPFNFTQALGLSEEEALEISDHYPVEVNLRLAPKAQREL from the exons ATGGGGCTCCCTGGGGCTACAGCACAAGCTTTCACCTTTCTGCTGATCCTGCTGGGAGAGCAACTTGCGGCCTCCACCTTCAAAATCTGTGCTTTCAACATCCGCAGTTTTGGGAAGGCCAAAGCTGCAAACCAGAAGGTCATGGGAGCCCTGGTGCAG ATCCTCTCTCGCTGTGATATCTCGGCTGTGCAAGAGGTCCGTGACTCCAAAGGCTCAGCGATCCGCATGCTGCTGCGGGAGATGAACAG GCATGATTCTTCCCATCACTACGGCTTCctggagagcaagaggcttgggcgcGGCAGCTACAAGGAGCAGAATGTCTTTGTGTACCG GACGGATGTGGTCTCCGTTACTGACTGGTGCCAGCTTGGGGAAGACGATTCCAGAGCCTTTGAGGCCTTCGCGAGGGAACCTTTTGCTGCCCGCTTCCATTCTCCAACCACAG TTGTCTCAGACTTTGTGCTGCTCCTACATCATGCCAGTCCTCGGGAAGCTGTCCGTGAACTTGACCTGCTCTTTGGAGTGTGCATGGAACTGGTGCAACGCTGGAAAACCCAG AACCTGATGGTGCTGGGAGACCTGAATGCTGCTGGGACTTACATCTCAGCAAGAGCCTGGGCCAGGATCCGCTTACGCAATCACCTCGCCTTCCACTGGCTCATCGGTGATAAGGAAGACACCACTGTCAGCCACCGGACTTGCTGTGCCTATGACAG GATCATCGTTCATGGAGAAGAGCTGCTTGGTGCTGTTGTGCCCAGGTCAGCTAAGCCCTTCAATTTCACCCAAGCACTGGGACTCTCAGAAGAAGAG GCCCTAGAAATCAGTGACCACTACCCCGTGGAGGTGAATCTGCGGCTAGCACCAAAGGCCCAGCGAGAGCTCTGA
- the LOC129324925 gene encoding LHFPL tetraspan subfamily member 5 protein-like: protein MLAAREAAALYQTDFVRNARAVGALWAGCTLCFGILEVVVLIQPAWVQTATLTYQLPPSGVLSDPSVSAVGSFGLYQVCVEQDGTLQCEGSLVTLTPIPSFKAAAVFVLMALVLVMGSVASLGLFWACSPGTVYKVCAWQQLSAATCQALGCLVFPDGWGAPEVRALCGPQARSYGLGTCTIHWAFTLALLGIADALVLATLAFVLGNRQDALLPAGYAPPSGGRGVTSALTPD, encoded by the exons ATGCTGGCAGCCCGAGAAGCAGCTGCCCTTTACCAGACTGACTTTGTGCGGAACGCCAGGGCAGTGGGCGCTCTGTGGGCTGGCTGCACCCTCTGCTTTGGCATCTTGGAGGTCGTGGTGCTGATTCAGCCGGCGTGGGTGCAGACCGCGACACTCACCTACCAGCTGCCCCCCTCGGGGGTCCTCTCTGACCCCAGTGTGAGCGCTGTGGGATCCTTTGGGCTCTACCAAGTCTGCGTGGAGCAGGATGGTACCCTGCAGTGTGAGGGATCCCTGGTCACCCTGACGCCCATCCCGTCCTTCAAGGCGGCGGCTGTCTTTGTCCTGATGGCACTGGTGCTTGTGATGGGCAGCGTGGCTTCCTTGGGTCTCTTCTGGGCTTGCAGCCCAGGGACTGTCTACAAGGTgtgtgcctggcagcagctctccgcaG CTACTTGTCAGGCCTTGGGCTGCCTAGTTTTCCCTGATGGCTGGGGAGCGCCTGAAGTGAGGGCTCTGTGTGGTCCTCAAGCTAGGAGCTACGGCCTAGGCACCTGCACAATTCACTGGGCCTTCACTCTGGCCCTGTTGGGCATCGCGGACGCTCTGGTGCTGGCTACTCTCGCCTTCGTGCTGGGGAACCGGCAGGACGCTCTGCTGCCTGCAGGCTATGCGCCACCCTCAGGGGGGAGAG GTGTCACCTCAGCCTTGACGCCGGACTGA